The following are encoded in a window of Rubellicoccus peritrichatus genomic DNA:
- the ftsW gene encoding putative lipid II flippase FtsW, translated as MTARFIDTLRYLRSFRAGSILVLAVTALTVIGLVALSSAGKSFSSDSYFIFRRQVMWLIIALGAGGAAALVDLDWMRKLSWVMFGIAAVLLFLVLVPGIGVTVNGARRWLDLGPMRLQPSDLAKVAMVFVMANYLGVHQRSTTTFWKGFIFPSAILGVFVLLILAEPDFGTAFLCGIVGLAMLFLAGSRWLYLIPSSIVALSAFSVAVYLDPVRLRRITSFLDVEGNKSDSSYQLWQGMVAFGTGGVDGVGLGNGRQQLAYLPEAHTDFIFPVIGEELGLVVTAGIVLLFFAIFFCGVIAVRKAPNLFQFLLVFGSLLFVTFQALINMGVVTGLLPTKGMSLPFISYGGSNLVVMFLFTGILLNCLRTWDESPLPKPREL; from the coding sequence ATGACTGCCCGTTTCATCGACACATTACGTTACTTGCGCTCCTTTCGCGCAGGGAGCATTCTTGTGTTGGCAGTTACAGCGCTGACGGTGATTGGTTTGGTTGCTTTGTCGAGTGCGGGTAAGTCATTTTCAAGCGATTCGTATTTTATCTTTCGCCGACAGGTGATGTGGTTGATCATTGCACTTGGTGCCGGTGGTGCTGCTGCATTGGTCGACCTGGATTGGATGCGAAAACTGTCTTGGGTGATGTTTGGCATCGCTGCAGTTTTGCTCTTTCTGGTTTTGGTTCCCGGGATTGGTGTGACAGTTAACGGTGCACGCCGTTGGTTGGACCTTGGGCCAATGCGCTTACAGCCATCCGATCTGGCTAAGGTCGCAATGGTTTTTGTAATGGCAAATTACCTTGGGGTACATCAGCGCAGCACGACGACCTTTTGGAAAGGTTTCATTTTTCCCTCTGCGATTCTAGGAGTCTTTGTTCTTCTGATTCTTGCAGAACCGGATTTTGGAACAGCGTTTCTCTGTGGCATTGTTGGCCTTGCGATGCTTTTCCTGGCTGGGTCTCGTTGGTTGTATCTAATCCCATCTTCGATCGTGGCTTTAAGCGCATTCTCAGTTGCGGTCTATCTGGATCCAGTCCGTTTGCGCCGTATTACATCCTTTCTGGATGTAGAAGGAAATAAAAGCGACAGTTCCTACCAGCTATGGCAGGGGATGGTTGCTTTTGGTACTGGTGGAGTCGATGGTGTTGGGCTTGGAAATGGTCGCCAACAGCTGGCTTACCTTCCGGAGGCACATACGGATTTCATTTTTCCTGTTATTGGTGAAGAACTGGGGCTGGTGGTAACTGCTGGTATTGTCCTGCTGTTTTTTGCTATCTTTTTCTGTGGAGTCATCGCGGTAAGAAAAGCACCGAACCTATTTCAGTTTTTACTGGTTTTCGGCTCTTTGCTCTTCGTCACTTTCCAGGCGTTGATCAACATGGGTGTGGTGACAGGATTATTACCGACCAAGGGGATGTCGTTACCCTTTATCAGTTATGGCGGTAGTAATCTCGTAGTGATGTTTCTTTTTACCGGAATTCTGCTGAACTGTTTGCGAACTTGGGATGAGTCTCCACTGCCCAAACCTAGAGAACTATGA
- a CDS encoding UDP-N-acetylglucosamine--N-acetylmuramyl-(pentapeptide) pyrophosphoryl-undecaprenol N-acetylglucosamine transferase, whose product MSGFVISCGGTGGHLSPGIALAESLNAAGHESHLLISRKDVDSRLVSGYPQLDFIRSPGSGFSWKPIQFIKFNVQQLRALVFAVRLLSEKKPDAVIGFGGFLTVGVVFAGFVKGCPVILHEANRKPGRAIRLMSGFARRIYLPSGVSLRSLPPKTVRHLGYPVRKEIRPLSRDEARKRLGIDITGKLLLVLGGSQGALALNRWVKENFEKLADQGISVLCVTGLMKESRGQLERVSQDGHTAKAYFMPFTNQMAEVLSSADLVVSRAGAGSIAEFMRCRLPSILVPYPHATDNHQSANAQFVEQQGGAVVVAQEKLPQLIDEVTETIFNDFLLNELRSNLQRMDRDNSADYIVSDLESILAEAKEVE is encoded by the coding sequence ATGAGCGGCTTTGTTATATCTTGCGGAGGTACTGGTGGACATCTTTCACCGGGAATTGCGCTGGCTGAGTCGCTTAACGCCGCAGGCCACGAAAGCCATCTTTTGATTAGTCGCAAGGATGTGGATTCACGGCTTGTTTCGGGTTACCCTCAACTTGACTTCATCCGTTCGCCAGGAAGCGGCTTTTCATGGAAACCGATTCAGTTTATTAAGTTTAATGTTCAGCAGTTGCGTGCACTTGTCTTTGCTGTTCGCTTACTTTCGGAAAAAAAACCTGATGCCGTGATCGGTTTCGGTGGCTTTCTTACTGTTGGTGTTGTCTTTGCCGGGTTTGTCAAAGGTTGCCCGGTGATTCTACATGAGGCTAACCGTAAGCCAGGCCGTGCTATTCGCCTCATGAGTGGTTTTGCCCGTCGTATTTACCTGCCGAGTGGTGTCAGCCTGCGTAGCTTACCGCCGAAGACGGTCAGGCATTTGGGTTATCCCGTTCGCAAGGAGATCCGTCCGCTCTCTCGCGATGAAGCGCGTAAGCGTTTGGGGATCGATATTACCGGTAAACTGTTATTGGTGCTTGGTGGTAGTCAAGGCGCTTTGGCTTTGAACCGGTGGGTGAAAGAGAATTTCGAGAAGCTCGCTGATCAAGGTATCAGTGTTTTGTGTGTGACCGGTTTGATGAAAGAGAGCCGCGGTCAGTTAGAGCGTGTTTCCCAGGATGGGCATACTGCAAAAGCTTACTTTATGCCTTTTACCAATCAAATGGCCGAAGTTCTTTCGTCTGCTGACCTGGTAGTGTCACGGGCTGGAGCTGGCAGCATTGCTGAGTTCATGCGTTGTCGTCTGCCCTCAATTCTCGTGCCTTATCCGCATGCGACGGATAATCACCAGAGTGCCAATGCTCAGTTTGTTGAGCAACAGGGTGGGGCTGTCGTTGTCGCGCAGGAGAAATTGCCACAACTCATCGACGAGGTTACTGAAACCATATTTAACGATTTTCTTTTGAATGAATTACGTTCCAATCTCCAGCGGATGGATCGGGATAACTCTGCCGATTATATCGTGAGTGATCTTGAGTCTATCCTCGCCGAGGCAAAGGAGGTAGAGTGA
- the murB gene encoding UDP-N-acetylmuramate dehydrogenase: MAKPVSIPESVFMLGVGGMGMAPLAVFLAQAGCNVTGVDDALQPSMRELLERHGVRIESTSELPEVEAVVFSSAVSRDNKFLSAALDRGLEVYRRGEMLSRLAADYKLVAVAGSHGKTTTTAMLIHFLTQSEIPFSYVLGARFRNDALPPARFDPAGEWLIAEIDESDGTIEHFSPEVTVFVNFDWDHADLYETPEHTRAAFMRLSERTESAVVLPADCEAHLTEPDGGKVHLIDHVDGDFNQMNAALASAAFQHISGLTDEPSLAGFPGIARRQDMLHQDKKLSILADYAHHPVEINALLGMIRSQCEDPIIVIFQPHRYTRTAAFAQEFAEALDIADHVILLPVYAASEVPLDHGQSEQILNHAKGDWVFAESSELIKRLSDRVAEIEKATVLFVGAGDIDQMANRFVDAWSLRNDLLKGLSSDSIIKLAEPLARRTTLRVGGPARFWAEPSTVEDLQCLLRNAAQAELATFFIGRGSNLVVSDEGFDGLVISLSAPAFRQIEILDDGRFKVGGGLRLKELCGAVAKAGKSGFEFLEGIPGTVGGSLKMNAGAMGGWIFDVVDEVEFITASGECHVYPKESFHVGYRHCSELKEAIAVSAILRASNPMQSDEIRRQMDTYANKRKESQPREPSAGCIFKNPEGNYAGKLVDELGLKGTAVGGAEVSDVHGNFIVNRNHATSEDVINLVRVVREKILEERGILLEPEVLLVGQTWKEVLA; encoded by the coding sequence GTGGCGAAACCAGTCTCGATTCCGGAAAGTGTTTTCATGCTTGGTGTTGGTGGCATGGGCATGGCGCCTTTGGCTGTGTTCCTGGCTCAGGCCGGTTGTAATGTGACTGGTGTGGATGATGCGTTACAGCCATCCATGCGTGAACTATTGGAACGACATGGTGTTCGCATCGAAAGCACGTCGGAGTTGCCAGAGGTCGAAGCCGTGGTGTTTTCTAGTGCTGTTTCCAGAGATAATAAATTTCTCTCTGCTGCGCTTGATAGAGGCCTTGAAGTGTATCGACGCGGTGAGATGTTGTCGCGGTTGGCAGCGGATTATAAGTTGGTCGCAGTCGCGGGCAGTCATGGTAAGACAACCACCACTGCAATGCTGATTCACTTTCTCACGCAAAGTGAAATACCCTTCTCTTATGTGTTGGGCGCACGTTTCAGGAATGATGCTTTGCCCCCGGCACGTTTTGATCCTGCTGGCGAATGGTTGATTGCTGAAATTGATGAAAGCGATGGCACTATTGAACATTTTTCACCAGAAGTAACAGTTTTCGTCAATTTTGATTGGGATCATGCGGATCTCTATGAAACGCCTGAACATACTAGAGCTGCATTCATGCGCCTCTCTGAGCGTACTGAATCGGCTGTGGTTTTGCCCGCTGATTGCGAGGCGCATTTAACTGAGCCGGATGGTGGAAAAGTTCATCTAATTGACCATGTAGATGGCGATTTCAATCAGATGAATGCAGCTTTGGCTAGTGCTGCATTCCAGCATATTTCGGGTCTAACTGATGAGCCATCACTCGCGGGCTTCCCGGGAATTGCTCGCCGTCAGGATATGCTTCATCAAGATAAAAAGCTTTCTATTCTGGCAGACTATGCACACCATCCCGTCGAGATTAATGCCTTGCTGGGTATGATTCGCAGCCAGTGCGAAGATCCCATTATTGTTATATTTCAACCTCACCGTTACACGCGAACGGCTGCATTTGCGCAAGAGTTTGCTGAAGCATTGGATATTGCAGATCATGTGATCCTCTTGCCTGTCTATGCAGCGAGCGAAGTGCCTCTTGATCACGGTCAGTCTGAGCAGATTTTAAATCATGCTAAGGGTGATTGGGTTTTTGCCGAAAGCAGCGAGCTCATAAAGCGGTTAAGCGACCGAGTTGCTGAAATTGAAAAAGCAACAGTCTTGTTTGTCGGTGCTGGTGATATTGACCAGATGGCAAATCGTTTTGTTGATGCCTGGTCTTTGCGTAACGATTTATTAAAGGGCTTGTCCAGTGACTCTATAATCAAACTTGCAGAACCACTGGCCAGGCGCACAACGCTCCGCGTTGGTGGGCCAGCACGTTTCTGGGCCGAGCCATCTACTGTTGAAGACCTTCAGTGTCTTTTGAGGAATGCCGCGCAAGCGGAGTTGGCGACTTTCTTTATTGGGCGCGGCTCGAATCTCGTTGTTTCAGACGAAGGGTTTGACGGGCTTGTTATTTCGCTCAGTGCACCTGCATTTCGCCAAATTGAAATCCTGGACGATGGCCGCTTTAAAGTAGGTGGTGGTCTTCGTCTCAAAGAACTTTGCGGAGCCGTAGCAAAAGCAGGTAAAAGTGGTTTTGAATTTCTGGAAGGCATCCCTGGTACCGTTGGTGGCTCATTGAAGATGAATGCTGGCGCCATGGGTGGATGGATTTTTGACGTAGTGGATGAAGTGGAATTTATCACTGCGTCTGGAGAATGTCATGTATATCCCAAGGAGAGCTTTCACGTTGGCTATCGGCATTGTTCTGAGTTGAAAGAGGCGATCGCGGTTTCAGCCATACTCCGCGCGAGTAATCCGATGCAAAGCGATGAGATACGTCGGCAGATGGATACTTACGCGAATAAGCGCAAGGAGTCTCAACCGCGTGAGCCGAGTGCTGGTTGTATCTTTAAAAACCCTGAGGGTAATTATGCCGGTAAGTTGGTTGATGAGCTCGGATTGAAAGGGACCGCAGTTGGTGGAGCTGAAGTTTCGGATGTCCATGGGAATTTTATTGTTAACCGAAATCACGCGACCAGCGAGGATGTCATTAACTTGGTCCGCGTGGTTCGTGAAAAAATCCTGGAAGAACGCGGCATTTTGTTGGAGCCTGAAGTTCTTCTGGTTGGGCAAACATGGAAGGAGGTGTTGGCATGA
- a CDS encoding D-alanine--D-alanine ligase has protein sequence MSRAPLVTVLCGSASEESEVSRVSGRAIATALAENFEAELVDLPANFLPDNILPEETVIFPALHGTFGEDGQLQAMLEERGFAYAGSDAASSALCMNKINAKAIVADTGFAFADDITFYSPTPPSAEEMVASMGDSLVVKPIDKGSSVGLHIIDGIDHLERVLHELPPGAWMIEQRLQGREMTVGILDGKAMGIVEIVPEGGVYDYAHKYTSGASDYRYPAEIDERLAQHIRESAESVFTVCGCRDFARVDFILVEEGRPCFLEINTIPGLTATSLLPKSASCKGLDFPQLARRMLLPAIERYNQKFSIPHG, from the coding sequence ATGAGTCGAGCACCCTTGGTTACTGTGCTTTGTGGCAGCGCCTCAGAGGAAAGTGAAGTGTCGCGTGTTTCCGGACGTGCGATTGCCACTGCGCTGGCAGAGAATTTCGAGGCTGAACTGGTTGATTTGCCAGCGAACTTCCTACCGGATAATATATTACCGGAAGAGACGGTTATCTTTCCCGCCCTGCATGGGACTTTCGGTGAGGATGGCCAGCTGCAGGCTATGCTTGAAGAACGTGGTTTTGCTTACGCCGGTTCGGATGCCGCCTCCAGTGCCCTCTGCATGAATAAGATCAACGCCAAGGCAATTGTGGCAGATACCGGCTTTGCTTTCGCAGACGATATTACTTTTTATTCACCTACGCCGCCCAGTGCAGAAGAGATGGTTGCAAGCATGGGGGATTCGCTTGTCGTCAAACCGATTGACAAGGGCAGCAGTGTCGGGCTTCACATTATTGATGGGATTGATCATCTGGAGCGTGTTCTTCATGAGCTGCCGCCAGGTGCGTGGATGATTGAGCAGCGTCTCCAGGGGCGTGAGATGACTGTTGGCATTTTGGATGGCAAGGCGATGGGGATTGTTGAAATTGTTCCCGAAGGTGGTGTTTATGATTACGCGCATAAATACACGTCGGGTGCATCGGACTATCGTTATCCAGCTGAAATTGATGAGCGACTAGCCCAGCATATTCGCGAATCTGCCGAATCAGTCTTTACAGTTTGTGGTTGTCGTGACTTTGCCCGGGTTGATTTTATCCTGGTCGAAGAGGGCCGGCCTTGTTTCCTTGAAATCAATACGATTCCCGGACTGACAGCAACCAGCCTTCTTCCCAAAAGTGCGAGTTGCAAGGGACTGGATTTCCCTCAATTGGCCCGTCGCATGCTGTTGCCTGCGATTGAGCGCTATAACCAAAAATTTTCGATTCCCCATGGCTAA
- a CDS encoding cell division protein FtsQ/DivIB, with product MAKNTKKSSPDSSWRNIKQSSARRAVTSIAKKRRLHINLRYCGYAFGFLLMVAFAVGAVWWWQHRAFGALAVPEETLSQVYFESDGVLNEKWFEESIDIPSGVSLMDVDIFALRDDIMDYGQVKQATVERIFPNALRVTIEEHNPILRIAIMDAKGQRFLYLISEEGQVFDGQNYPKATIRGLPFLDGVILKRNDEGFQPVVQAPVLSEFLYVARAGWPQLYADWRVVSCRDFKGDPSELGALIHVRSDKHGDLVFSPKNFPQQLQRLSEISDYAKREQLSGLASVDLSLQEPAVRLSARDIRQGPHASRR from the coding sequence ATGGCTAAGAATACTAAGAAATCATCTCCTGACTCTTCCTGGAGAAACATCAAGCAGAGCTCAGCCAGGCGTGCCGTGACTTCTATTGCCAAGAAGCGAAGGCTGCACATCAATCTACGTTATTGCGGGTATGCTTTCGGATTTTTGCTTATGGTCGCATTCGCGGTTGGTGCGGTTTGGTGGTGGCAGCATCGTGCTTTTGGGGCACTTGCTGTTCCTGAAGAAACACTGTCTCAGGTTTACTTTGAAAGTGATGGCGTCCTCAATGAGAAATGGTTTGAGGAGTCGATTGATATTCCGTCCGGAGTTTCTTTAATGGATGTAGATATCTTTGCGTTGCGTGACGATATTATGGATTATGGTCAGGTAAAGCAAGCGACGGTAGAACGCATTTTTCCGAATGCGCTTCGGGTTACTATCGAAGAGCATAATCCTATTCTTCGCATCGCCATTATGGATGCAAAGGGGCAGCGTTTCCTTTATTTGATATCGGAAGAAGGCCAGGTTTTCGATGGGCAGAATTATCCGAAAGCGACCATTCGCGGTTTACCATTTCTTGATGGTGTAATTTTAAAGCGGAATGATGAGGGCTTTCAGCCCGTTGTGCAGGCTCCGGTTCTGTCTGAGTTCCTTTACGTTGCCCGTGCTGGCTGGCCACAGCTTTATGCTGATTGGCGTGTTGTTTCCTGTCGCGATTTCAAAGGTGACCCGAGCGAGCTGGGAGCATTGATCCATGTCCGTTCAGATAAGCATGGAGATCTTGTTTTCTCACCTAAGAATTTTCCACAGCAGCTGCAGCGCCTCAGTGAAATTTCTGACTATGCAAAACGGGAGCAACTCTCCGGTCTTGCCAGTGTTGATCTTTCACTTCAGGAGCCCGCTGTTCGCCTAAGCGCCAGAGACATACGTCAGGGACCCCACGCCTCAAGAAGATAA
- the ftsA gene encoding cell division protein FtsA, with translation MSQSKIVGAVEIGTTKTVVLVGEIVNGRSLNIVGMGQSSSAGVKKGEILDFRAASNATHAAIMGAEKSAGATIEAIYLAQTGRHLDGFANNGSVTVSSADGIVSKNDINRATKEGKGKELPAGRVYIHHIKNQVTLDGRAVEEPLRMQGQRLDIGYWSIHGDERRVRDHIHVINGFGLPVEDMIISSIATGSMVASEEEKKAGVLVLDIGCGTTDWVLYQNGFITRTGVVAVGGDHFTNDLALGLRINHRNAEKLKVQCGSAIMGKDDQTEKVWMVGDQMIGDRHIPKKALIQIISARCEELFSIIKKQLGDYCSVNALPAGVVITGGGSQLDGIVEAASRGMGVEARIGQNPQWVMEELRGPEFSTPLGLLHYALTGQHQEEFMVQEEKGILRKVVKMISG, from the coding sequence ATGAGCCAAAGCAAGATCGTCGGAGCAGTCGAAATCGGAACCACCAAGACCGTTGTCCTGGTCGGGGAGATTGTTAATGGACGCAGCCTCAACATTGTCGGCATGGGGCAGAGTTCGTCAGCTGGTGTCAAAAAGGGTGAGATCCTTGACTTTCGAGCTGCCAGCAACGCAACACATGCTGCGATTATGGGAGCAGAGAAAAGTGCTGGTGCCACGATTGAAGCGATCTATCTTGCCCAGACTGGTCGACATCTTGATGGCTTTGCCAATAACGGGTCCGTCACGGTCAGTTCGGCTGATGGTATTGTCAGTAAGAATGATATTAATCGGGCCACCAAAGAAGGGAAGGGCAAAGAGCTTCCTGCTGGACGCGTTTACATTCACCATATCAAAAACCAGGTTACGCTGGATGGCCGTGCTGTTGAGGAACCGCTTCGGATGCAGGGCCAGCGTTTAGATATTGGTTATTGGTCGATTCACGGTGATGAGCGCCGGGTGCGTGATCATATTCATGTCATCAATGGCTTTGGCCTTCCTGTGGAAGATATGATCATCTCGAGTATCGCAACCGGAAGCATGGTTGCGAGTGAAGAGGAGAAGAAAGCCGGTGTGTTGGTCCTCGACATTGGTTGTGGAACGACTGATTGGGTCCTCTATCAGAATGGCTTTATCACACGAACAGGCGTCGTAGCTGTTGGCGGTGATCACTTTACCAATGACCTCGCTCTTGGGCTTCGTATTAATCATCGCAATGCGGAAAAGCTCAAAGTACAGTGTGGTAGTGCCATTATGGGTAAGGATGATCAAACGGAGAAAGTCTGGATGGTTGGCGACCAAATGATTGGCGACCGCCATATCCCAAAGAAGGCATTGATCCAGATTATCAGTGCTCGTTGTGAAGAACTCTTTAGTATCATTAAAAAGCAGTTGGGCGACTACTGCAGCGTGAACGCATTGCCTGCCGGTGTCGTGATTACAGGAGGTGGCTCACAGTTGGACGGGATTGTTGAAGCAGCATCCAGAGGGATGGGAGTTGAGGCGCGTATTGGTCAAAATCCACAATGGGTTATGGAAGAGTTGAGAGGACCCGAATTCAGCACCCCGCTTGGTCTCTTACACTACGCGCTGACTGGTCAGCATCAGGAAGAATTTATGGTTCAAGAAGAGAAGGGAATTCTCCGCAAGGTCGTGAAAATGATCTCGGGTTAA
- a CDS encoding cell division protein FtsZ: MEDCLKATDTDLASQSMDGLRIKIIGVGGAGTNTVDRLQLHESGRAQLAAINTDAQALAGSPIPEKVMIGRSVTRGLSAGGSPEMGRKAAEADSAAILNLVSGMDLVFILVGLGGGTGSGAAPIVARAARDQGALVVTFATQPFSLEGGGRLQIAEEALGELRLVSDAVIPLPNDLLLQQAEEDATVLDAFEQADAWIGCGVRSICSMLFETGLINVDFATLRKAFCAQGGKTLFGLGRAEGDDFVDKALEDLAMCPLLHTPEYARKADRLLVNIIGGTDLGIAHVNKIMAAVTERFGSKADTVLGAVIDDSLRRAVEICVIGTTDVGGGGRYVRKSAKSLVKKPKPPAPPPFAETQEAEPQLINIDTGSSKKPSPRVHQSKLRRSKEDYLIDQEEFLFVSEQEQRGYFDKTDRNLFEGEDLDVPTYLRRGIRVSL, encoded by the coding sequence ATGGAAGACTGCCTCAAAGCAACAGATACGGATTTAGCCTCCCAGTCCATGGACGGGTTGCGTATTAAAATCATCGGAGTCGGTGGAGCCGGTACGAATACCGTGGATCGTTTGCAGCTACATGAAAGTGGCAGGGCGCAGCTGGCTGCGATTAACACAGATGCCCAGGCGCTTGCTGGTTCACCGATCCCGGAAAAGGTCATGATCGGACGGAGTGTTACCCGTGGCTTAAGTGCCGGTGGTTCACCAGAGATGGGTCGCAAGGCCGCTGAGGCCGATTCTGCTGCAATCCTCAATCTCGTATCCGGGATGGATCTTGTATTTATTCTGGTTGGCCTTGGTGGAGGAACCGGCAGTGGTGCTGCTCCTATTGTTGCACGCGCTGCCCGTGATCAAGGCGCACTTGTCGTAACTTTTGCTACGCAGCCTTTTTCATTGGAAGGTGGTGGTCGCCTTCAGATTGCAGAGGAAGCCCTGGGCGAACTGCGCCTGGTTTCGGATGCAGTCATTCCTTTGCCCAATGATTTACTGCTTCAACAAGCAGAAGAAGATGCCACTGTTCTTGATGCATTTGAACAAGCTGATGCCTGGATTGGCTGTGGCGTTCGTTCGATCTGCTCAATGCTTTTTGAAACCGGTCTGATTAACGTCGACTTTGCTACTTTGAGGAAAGCCTTTTGTGCACAGGGAGGAAAAACACTCTTTGGTCTTGGTCGTGCAGAAGGCGATGATTTTGTGGATAAGGCACTTGAAGACCTGGCTATGTGCCCGCTGCTTCATACGCCTGAGTATGCACGCAAGGCTGACCGTTTATTGGTCAATATCATTGGCGGCACTGACCTTGGCATTGCCCATGTGAATAAAATCATGGCGGCGGTGACTGAGCGTTTTGGAAGCAAGGCGGATACGGTTTTAGGTGCGGTGATTGATGATAGCCTGCGCCGTGCTGTGGAAATTTGTGTCATTGGCACGACTGATGTTGGCGGGGGAGGACGCTATGTCCGCAAATCTGCCAAGAGTCTGGTTAAAAAGCCCAAGCCACCCGCTCCACCGCCTTTTGCTGAAACGCAGGAGGCAGAGCCACAGTTGATCAATATTGATACCGGTAGCTCTAAAAAGCCTTCACCTCGTGTGCACCAATCCAAGTTAAGGCGAAGCAAGGAGGATTATCTAATTGATCAGGAGGAATTCCTTTTCGTTTCCGAGCAGGAACAGCGCGGCTACTTTGATAAAACAGACCGTAATCTCTTCGAAGGCGAAGACCTTGATGTTCCCACCTACCTGCGCCGAGGCATTCGCGTGTCGCTGTGA
- a CDS encoding YiiX/YebB-like N1pC/P60 family cysteine hydrolase, producing MTNEYQFGDIIFIRVDNFLYRRVAESSGSWTSHVGILYEHSEAGWVVAESRVPRCGYCPIDKFIARSRNGEYSVKRLNRSLTENECEAMKVAIHERMGLFYHLGFNYDSKRQFCSKFVYEVYKEGTGLEIGHLETFKELLSNKPDYPLWFWKLWYFGRIPWARRTVSPGSQYTSKLLETVSEKR from the coding sequence ATGACGAACGAATACCAATTCGGAGACATTATATTTATCCGGGTGGATAATTTTCTCTATCGTCGCGTTGCTGAGTCGTCCGGTAGCTGGACATCACATGTTGGCATATTATATGAGCACTCAGAAGCCGGATGGGTTGTTGCCGAAAGCCGAGTGCCGCGGTGCGGTTATTGTCCCATAGATAAGTTCATCGCAAGATCAAGGAATGGTGAGTACTCAGTAAAGCGACTAAATCGATCACTCACCGAAAATGAGTGTGAAGCAATGAAGGTGGCAATCCACGAGCGTATGGGACTGTTCTATCATTTGGGATTTAATTATGATAGCAAACGGCAATTCTGCTCCAAGTTTGTTTACGAGGTTTATAAAGAAGGCACTGGCCTTGAGATTGGACATCTGGAGACTTTCAAAGAGTTACTTAGCAACAAACCGGATTACCCACTATGGTTCTGGAAACTCTGGTACTTCGGCCGTATTCCGTGGGCTAGACGAACCGTAAGCCCCGGCAGCCAATATACATCGAAACTCCTTGAGACAGTTTCAGAGAAACGCTAA
- a CDS encoding DUF6172 family protein, with translation MKKTYTLSDPKMALARRVEAVKNEIRKYIKRERRKQLPAGADFWDFDCRFGQSADEAQGIHLAEIQKYIDKAEQQKLDSFYIEILAKPGIRTSKPRPENTDLADDS, from the coding sequence ATGAAAAAGACTTATACATTATCAGACCCGAAGATGGCCCTTGCAAGGCGTGTGGAGGCGGTCAAGAACGAGATCAGAAAATACATCAAACGGGAACGAAGAAAACAGCTGCCGGCAGGTGCGGATTTCTGGGACTTCGATTGCAGATTTGGCCAAAGTGCCGACGAAGCCCAAGGCATACATCTGGCTGAAATCCAGAAGTATATTGATAAGGCCGAGCAGCAAAAACTCGATTCGTTTTACATAGAGATATTGGCCAAGCCCGGAATAAGAACTTCCAAGCCCAGACCTGAAAATACAGATCTCGCAGATGATAGTTAA
- the tsaE gene encoding tRNA (adenosine(37)-N6)-threonylcarbamoyltransferase complex ATPase subunit type 1 TsaE, whose translation MDVIAELQAGCLTTSAEETIRLAERLAEVLPVDTALVLEGDLGAGKTTFVQGLARAWRITDPVTSPTYAIYSLYRGERMLIHIDAYRIENPEEGDSLLIEDLLESPWNLAVEWPEKIDAWWLQGAWKLSLKRIAPGQHQLSLSLV comes from the coding sequence ATGGATGTCATTGCCGAGCTGCAAGCAGGATGCTTGACCACTTCTGCGGAGGAAACCATTCGCCTGGCTGAAAGGCTGGCGGAGGTATTGCCTGTGGATACTGCTTTGGTCTTGGAGGGCGATCTTGGGGCAGGTAAGACGACTTTTGTGCAGGGATTGGCCAGGGCATGGAGAATTACTGACCCAGTGACCAGCCCGACCTATGCGATTTATTCACTCTATCGTGGGGAGCGGATGCTGATCCACATCGATGCCTATCGCATTGAGAATCCGGAGGAGGGCGACTCGCTACTGATTGAAGATCTCTTGGAGAGTCCTTGGAACCTGGCAGTTGAATGGCCAGAGAAGATCGACGCCTGGTGGTTGCAAGGTGCCTGGAAGCTGTCCTTAAAACGAATTGCTCCTGGACAGCACCAGTTAAGCCTCAGTCTTGTCTGA